The Drosophila innubila isolate TH190305 chromosome 2L unlocalized genomic scaffold, UK_Dinn_1.0 4_B_2L, whole genome shotgun sequence genome segment CTCATTTGGATCCGCTTTCAGAGCACGCGGCTTAAACAAACCCAAACGCAAAAGGAACGTGTGTCGGCAATGCAATTCCTTAAAAGGCAGTGACATTGCGGCGGATTTAACAATTTCTGGCACCTCAAGGCgcattatattaattaaataattaaacttctCCTCAATACTCTGCTCTGATTGTGCTAATAAATCCGGACTGTTCATTAGCAACTTCCACACATTCTTATTCGTTGATACGCGACTCTTCAGATAGGCAATTAAGGTGAGCAGTTGATGAGCATTGTTGACATCCAACAGTTCCGGATATTTGGTCAATAGCAGGTGTAACAAATGCTCTCCGAATTGACAGGCGCGCCAAATTTCCAAGCTTTCAATAATACGCTGTGGCGTGCGTTTCAACACTGTTGGATTGCCTGTAACAATTCTCAGAAAGTTAACAGTCTCCAGACCATGATTCTGAAATGTCTCATGTGCACGTCTCCACACTTCCGGCGTGTAAACGGACAGAGTCGGCTCCAGTTTAATGGCCTCATTAATGTGCACTTGTTCCAAGTTCACTATTTTCGGTGCAGTCGCCTTTGCTGCAAAGTGTCTACATTTTATCTGTGAAATGAAGGCTTATTAATGATTGACTTCTATATCAAGTGCTTCAATCatacttgttgctgttgtctcaACACATTCcgtgtattaaataataaatttttccaCATTATTCACTTATTTggtaacaaaaacaatcaacAGCTGTTCTGTTCTTTAGCAGCGCtgccagaaaaaaaatttatttacccATTGGAGCTCGTCACTTTTTTAGCAAAGAAGTTAaacatgataaaaaaaattccaaaactcTAACAAAAAATCTGCAAGACTTTTCaagattcaattttaaaaaaattttaaaaattaccaaaaagatcgttttcgaaaaaaaggcactgaaataaaatatgttccAAATCAGTTTCCAGGCTGCCagatgtttaaattaaatgtaatattttttctgtCATGTGGCAACGTATTGCTGAGAGCTGTTGAGAGGAAAAACGCCGCGTTTATTTATTggtcattatttatttaaacgatGACCAAGAGTAAAAAACAGCTTCGCGAACAACAGGCGGCCAGAGAAGCAGCCCAGGCGAACACAGCTCAACTGGAAACGCACAACGATGCCTATACGAGTGGAGCGTTCAGTTACCTGCGCTTCTTAGTTCACCTGCTGGCAGCGGCTCAATTCTGTTATGGCATTTACTACTATTTACTGAAAGTTCATTGGCCCAAAGGTCTGCACGAGGAGGAAGAGCTCAAGACACGCTGGGGTGGAAAATTCAAGTATCTAACATTCCTCGATGTCGTACTGCAGGCGGTATACCACACCGTGGCACTATTGAACGATCTGGTTGGGGACAACACGGTTACAGTGGCTCCAAAGTCCTTTTTGCGTCAGTGCAGAGATTACTTATTTGCCACGTTTGCATTTCCAATCGCTCACAATGTTGCCGTCTCCTTCTGGATCATTTATTTATGGGACCGTGAGCTCATCTTTCCCGCAGAACTTGACGCAATCTTTCCCAGGTATGTGCAACCGTTGTTTAccatttaattagcatttattAACTTTGACCTTTGCAGTTGGCTGAATCACGTTGTTCATACAAATGTTGCCCTTTTGGCTATCATGGATCTGTTTACTTGTTTCCGCTGCTTCCCCAGTCGATTGGCCGGCGTCACTGGAAATGCGTCGTTCATGATTCTCTACATCATTTGGGTGCACATAGTACGTTACTTTAGCGGTGTGTGGGTTTATCCCCTATTGGAGGTGTTGTCAATGCCACTGCGCTTTGTGATGTTTGGGGGAATGGTAGGATTGAGTTTATTATGCTATCTCTTAGGggaattcataaataatattgtgtGGGCACCGGAATTTAAGCTGCTGCAGCAGAAGAAGACCAAACAGGGTTAAACACACGTCAGTTACATACTACTGACTCCATTAAAGGAAAAACAAAGAAGAGATTTTGTTCGTCGGGTTCGTTTTGCCCAAAGAGGCTGCTTGTACATATATTATGCTCAATTATATGTACATCAGGcgattaatttaagtaaaaagtAGTACATTTTTTATGTGCTTTAATTCCCTTGTACaaaattgtcttttatttagtacctttaccttttttttttgtaacaaaaacaactaacaGTAGTTTTGACgttcaaaaatcatttatattgtttgaaaaatgataaaattttggaacttctaaaatttaaattctagaattttgaaaatttttgcagaatttatgttaaaattttgtcgAAGTA includes the following:
- the LOC117782371 gene encoding uncharacterized protein LOC117782371: MWKNLLFNTRNVLRQQQQIKCRHFAAKATAPKIVNLEQVHINEAIKLEPTLSVYTPEVWRRAHETFQNHGLETVNFLRIVTGNPTVLKRTPQRIIESLEIWRACQFGEHLLHLLLTKYPELLDVNNAHQLLTLIAYLKSRVSTNKNVWKLLMNSPDLLAQSEQSIEEKFNYLINIMRLEVPEIVKSAAMSLPFKELHCRHTFLLRLGLFKPRALKADPNERTTNNRLYQITDTSEKSFATKICNVTLSEFEAFKELLSRELERKSRKPKDDEELSDDDEVVN
- the LOC117782373 gene encoding androgen-induced gene 1 protein, coding for MTKSKKQLREQQAAREAAQANTAQLETHNDAYTSGAFSYLRFLVHLLAAAQFCYGIYYYLLKVHWPKGLHEEEELKTRWGGKFKYLTFLDVVLQAVYHTVALLNDLVGDNTVTVAPKSFLRQCRDYLFATFAFPIAHNVAVSFWIIYLWDRELIFPAELDAIFPSWLNHVVHTNVALLAIMDLFTCFRCFPSRLAGVTGNASFMILYIIWVHIVRYFSGVWVYPLLEVLSMPLRFVMFGGMVGLSLLCYLLGEFINNIVWAPEFKLLQQKKTKQG